From a region of the Parus major isolate Abel chromosome 25LG1, Parus_major1.1, whole genome shotgun sequence genome:
- the CRABP2 gene encoding cellular retinoic acid-binding protein 2, with the protein MPNFSGNWKMKSSENFEELLKALGVNMMLRKIAVAAAAKPAVEIRQDGESFYIRTSTPVRTTEIRFRVGEEFEEQTVDGRPCKSLARWESENKMVCEQRLLKGDGPKTGWSREMTNDGELILTMTADDVVCTRVYIRE; encoded by the exons ATGCCCAACTTCTCCGGGAACTGGAAGATGAAGAGCTCGGAAAACTTCGAGGAGCTGCTGAAGGCGCTGG GCGTGAACATGATGCTGCGGAAGATCGCGGTGGCGGCGGCAGCGAAGCCGGCGGTGGAGATCCGGCAGGACGGGGAGAGCTTCTACATCCGCACCTCGACCCCCGTGCGCACCACCGAGATCCGCTTCAGGGTGGGCGAGGAGTTCGAGGAGCAGACGGTGGATGGGCGGCCCTGCAAG AGCTTGGCCAGGTGGGAGAGCGAGAACAAGATGGTGTGCGAGCAGCGGCTGCTCAAGGGCGACGGGCCCAAGACGGGCTGGTCCCGGGAGATGACCAACGACGGGGAGCTCATCCTG ACCATGACGGCCGACGATGTTGTCTGCACCAGGGTCTACATCCGGGAGTGA
- the LOC107214510 gene encoding dnaJ homolog subfamily A member 1-like isoform X2: MVKETGYYDLLGVRPGASLDEIKRAYRRLALRYHPDKNPSEGERFKQISQAYEVLSDAHKRALYDRGGERAMKEGGLGGRGGGSGFGSPMDIFDLFFGGGVRMRGRADRRGKTVVHQLSVSLEDLYNGSTRKLSLQKNIICRKCGGCGVREGAQRRCPKCHGSGMEVRIHQLGPSMIQQIQTVCSQCQGQGEWIRPRDCCLTCNGRKVVREKKILSVHLDKGMKDGQKITFHEEGDQVPGLEPGDIIIVLDQKEHPVFRRSGDDLIVRREISLADALCGCRQVIRTLDNRTLLVSSPPGDVIRPGDLKCIPNEGMPVYRSPFQKGKLILQFEVKFPEPGWLPTDRLRQLQAFFPPQEEVMATEDTEEVELSDYTAHGGPGRRPYAGEAYHEDDFEDGMRQHVQCQTS; this comes from the exons ATGGTGAAGGAGACAGGCTACTACGACCTGCTGGGCGTGCGGCCGGGCGCCAGCCTGGATGAGATCAAGCGGGCGTACCGGCGCCTGGCACTGCGCTACCACCCCGACAAGAACCCCAGTGAGGGCGAGCGG ttCAAGCAGATCTCCCAGGCCTACGAGGTGCTGTCGGACGCCCACAAACGGGCGCTGTATGACCGCGGTGGCGAGCGGGCCATGAAGGAAGGCGGCCTGGGTGGCCGCGGGGGAGGCAGCGGCTTCGGCTCCCCCATGGACATCTTCGACCTCTTCTTTGGAGGGGGAGTGAGGATGCGCGGCCGGGCAGACAGGAGAG GGAAGACAGTGGTGCACCAGCTCTCGGTGTCCCTGGAGGACCTGTACAATGGCTCCACACggaagctgtccctgcagaaGAACATCATCTGCCGCAAGTGTGGAG GCTGCGGGGTGCgggagggtgcccagagaaggtgCCCCAAGTGCCACGGCTCGGGCATGGAGGTTCGCATCCACCAGCTGGGGCCCAGCATGATCCAGCAGATCCAGACGGTGtgttcccagtgccagggccaGGGCGAGTGGATCCGGCCCCGGGACTGCTGCCTCACCTGCAACGGCCGCAAGGTTGTGCGGGAGAAGAAGATCCTCAGTGTGCACCTGGATAAAG GCATGAAGGATGGGCAGAAAATCACTTTCCATGAGGAAGGGGACCAGGTGCCTGGCTTGGAGCCTGGGGACATCATCATTGTCCTGGATCAGAAGGAGCATCCTGTTTTCCGGCGCAGCGGCGACGATCTCATTGTGAGGAGGGAGATCAGCCTGGCAGACGCCCTGTGCGGGTGCCGGCAGGTGATCCGCACCCTGGACAACCGCACCCTGCTCGTGTCCTCCCCACCAG GTGATGTGATCCGGCCTGGGGACCTGAAGTGTATCCCCAACGAGGGGATGCCTGTCTACAGGAGCCCCTTTCAGAAAGGAAAGCTCATCCTGCAGTTTGAG GTGAAGTTCCCCGAGCCGGGCTGGCTCCCCACTGACCGCCTGCGCCAGCTCCAGGCCTTCTTCCCCCCTCAGGAGGAGGTGATGGCCACGGAGGACACGGAGGAGGTGGAGCTCAGCGATTACACGGCGCAcggcgggccgggccggcggcCCTACGCTGGAGAAGCCTATCACGAGGATGACTTCGAGGATGGGATGCGCCAGCACGTCCAGTGCCAGACCTCATAG
- the LOC107214510 gene encoding dnaJ homolog subfamily A member 1-like isoform X1, protein MRSSGRTGAWHCATTPTRTPVRASGYVQPPGPPQLALSHLTHLSPPQFKQISQAYEVLSDAHKRALYDRGGERAMKEGGLGGRGGGSGFGSPMDIFDLFFGGGVRMRGRADRRGKTVVHQLSVSLEDLYNGSTRKLSLQKNIICRKCGGCGVREGAQRRCPKCHGSGMEVRIHQLGPSMIQQIQTVCSQCQGQGEWIRPRDCCLTCNGRKVVREKKILSVHLDKGMKDGQKITFHEEGDQVPGLEPGDIIIVLDQKEHPVFRRSGDDLIVRREISLADALCGCRQVIRTLDNRTLLVSSPPGDVIRPGDLKCIPNEGMPVYRSPFQKGKLILQFEVKFPEPGWLPTDRLRQLQAFFPPQEEVMATEDTEEVELSDYTAHGGPGRRPYAGEAYHEDDFEDGMRQHVQCQTS, encoded by the exons ATGAGATCAAGCGGGCGTACCGGCGCCTGGCACTGCGCTACCACCCCGACAAGAACCCCAGTGAGGGCGAGCGGGTACGTGCAGCCCCCCGGCCCCCCCCAGCTGGCCCTCTCCCACCTCACCcacctctcccctccccagttCAAGCAGATCTCCCAGGCCTACGAGGTGCTGTCGGACGCCCACAAACGGGCGCTGTATGACCGCGGTGGCGAGCGGGCCATGAAGGAAGGCGGCCTGGGTGGCCGCGGGGGAGGCAGCGGCTTCGGCTCCCCCATGGACATCTTCGACCTCTTCTTTGGAGGGGGAGTGAGGATGCGCGGCCGGGCAGACAGGAGAG GGAAGACAGTGGTGCACCAGCTCTCGGTGTCCCTGGAGGACCTGTACAATGGCTCCACACggaagctgtccctgcagaaGAACATCATCTGCCGCAAGTGTGGAG GCTGCGGGGTGCgggagggtgcccagagaaggtgCCCCAAGTGCCACGGCTCGGGCATGGAGGTTCGCATCCACCAGCTGGGGCCCAGCATGATCCAGCAGATCCAGACGGTGtgttcccagtgccagggccaGGGCGAGTGGATCCGGCCCCGGGACTGCTGCCTCACCTGCAACGGCCGCAAGGTTGTGCGGGAGAAGAAGATCCTCAGTGTGCACCTGGATAAAG GCATGAAGGATGGGCAGAAAATCACTTTCCATGAGGAAGGGGACCAGGTGCCTGGCTTGGAGCCTGGGGACATCATCATTGTCCTGGATCAGAAGGAGCATCCTGTTTTCCGGCGCAGCGGCGACGATCTCATTGTGAGGAGGGAGATCAGCCTGGCAGACGCCCTGTGCGGGTGCCGGCAGGTGATCCGCACCCTGGACAACCGCACCCTGCTCGTGTCCTCCCCACCAG GTGATGTGATCCGGCCTGGGGACCTGAAGTGTATCCCCAACGAGGGGATGCCTGTCTACAGGAGCCCCTTTCAGAAAGGAAAGCTCATCCTGCAGTTTGAG GTGAAGTTCCCCGAGCCGGGCTGGCTCCCCACTGACCGCCTGCGCCAGCTCCAGGCCTTCTTCCCCCCTCAGGAGGAGGTGATGGCCACGGAGGACACGGAGGAGGTGGAGCTCAGCGATTACACGGCGCAcggcgggccgggccggcggcCCTACGCTGGAGAAGCCTATCACGAGGATGACTTCGAGGATGGGATGCGCCAGCACGTCCAGTGCCAGACCTCATAG
- the NES gene encoding nestin gives MLSTESFAGARALGEESLQMWDLNKRLEAYLARVKFLEEENEVLRAEIQSSKNSPAGDSWRVKYEEELRALRDALDLAFREKCTAELARDNLYEEVQQVKSRCQKEQAAREEAKKQLSLSRKELEEERRAQIWLKERAVQLEKEVETLLEVHEEEKAGLDQEIASFSQSLESFRCAPVAFQPVEVEDYSKRLSEIWKGAVETYKTEVYQLEDSLCQAKESLWKAVEDNQQSQLQLQHLEKDLAGLKARKEMLEESLAQQWQEQRGEAEKFQLAMEALEQEQQSLRVQIARVLEDRQQLMHLKMSLSLEVATYRTLLEAESSRLQMPAGEFRLANGVRDLKLEVSSSKLVPASPESRRLLPRDHCSSPSIFPRAEGRGQLAKPQSDTSTPRSRSLSSRELQKISSALHGTALPAGPGCPTPSPSLAGRAAPRLSPEPPSPPEQESSRGEGLTWPEGDRGVLSQGTEPPNGSVGLRYPAQLVSEALEDALKAMEGDAQPKEEPVLSSTWAPREACVPSPVFPTEAAGEAVSEGPGEQQEPSEGSEDGDSPEVEERVGEVVLQGLGVESSVLQDRAVSPPGTGSGSQEDLGAWEEEEEEEEEVPAVLSPKDTELETQEGHRGLPGQAVTSWEKPEQEEDRAETPSTEPSHPSEDEEERGPCSPCKENRDFQEEGGDVEEEEHTELEAAHAVLVENHLVLPTKGHLEEDVVDAEQERSEQQKMPMCETDLAAEEEREQELCPEQEPSSVHETIPAEEDSLGAEEDAVGGGEDTGRVEDSEGGKGEASREVLGGEDHGVGQDPEAGEEPTAGEDPESGEDHGAGEDSEVGEDPGAGEAVGGDTLEWESRAPEEAEDLQESGSVEEEEEQEELEPGEEPWGGENGGNGQEPCPEDWELTAEDPEGVLGPEEPTWADDTPSSAERLKSEGTDGTSPAELEEAQEDDEEEAESQEMSQQQALPEAEPAEELAGQEQQGTTAEPAPAPPGAPEQGHRQELAEAPEEPWEVQDEEADEGLSSELVALKEVPGASAGSGDWALEEVPGEPEATADTGRRVELEDTLPDSTALNLYDGEVLAVGAPSTNPPESQESTDTAPEGEGCLEGRDEPPTPTVPESPEEEEGAEVAAVAESAEEEEGYFMVSAPSQEVSGLEEAEISEDFEEIKVEATEGSQDDLEAPGEVSPVPEGKAQLEVLVAGADEDMEVPTEEPEMPKHEENTAELEESPAVPEADPSCSGAMESLAGGTSEPAQGATGTGAWEGPENSEDLAAESDEELHNTTGELERDASGAGQEEEGAGEDESSVALHDTVEATSPAGLQAQAVPDGAEQPLEEQPSTEEEALDSDSPSSPRNEQPLEDNPPQLGSALEQRGFPEVIPDIPDTAVLSAEVPVDIMKDSDILEIVEQALEFNQELMGVRAAEGGQQEGRRTELPRDAGEDSSPASSSEEELTVQEAPDAVPETEARLRAENGLHREASLEELAEFSEEGLNGIASTAAAQELPTTTAEPSAVMPPQVPAPGDGTLRGKQGGVHPSPVPPALGEDVLCLTPLQPPAES, from the exons ATGCTGAGCACGGAAAGTTTCGCAGGGGCGAGAGCCCTGGGAGAGGAATCGCTGCAGATGTGGGACCTCAACAAGCGGCTGGAGGCGTACCTGGCCCGCGTGAAGTTCCTGGAGGAGGAGAACGAGGTGCTGCGAGCTGAAATCCAGAGCAGCAAGAACAGCCCGGCCGGGGACTCGTGGCGGGTGAAGTACGAGGAGGAGCTGCGAGCCCTGCGGGATGCGCTGGATCTCGCCTTCAGGGAGAAGTGCACGGCCGAGCTGGCCAGGGACAATCTCTACGAGGAGGTGCAGCAGGTGAAAAGCAGGTGCCAGAAGGAGCAGGCAGCCCGAGAAGAAGCTAAGAAGCAGCTGTCCttgagcaggaaggagctggaggaggagaggagagcacaGATCTGGCTGAAGGAGAGAGCcgtgcagctggagaaggaggtggAAACCTTGCTGGAGGTGCACGAGGAGGAGAAAGCGGGGCTGGACCAGGAGATCGCGAGTTTCTCCCAAAGCCTGGAGAGCTTCCGCTGCGCACCAGTGGCTTTCCAGCCAGTGGAGGTGGAGGACTATTCCAAGAGGCTCTCGGAGATCTGGAAAGGGGCGGTGGAGACCTACAAGACAGAAGTGTACCAGCTGGAGGATTCCCTCTGCCAGGCCAAGGAGAGCCTGTGGAAGGCGGTGGAGGACAatcagcagagccagctgcagctccagcacctaGAGAAGGACCTGGCGGGGCTCAAAGCGAggaaggagatgctggaggagagcctggcccagcagtggcaggagcagcgCGGGGAGGCAGAAAAGTTCCAG CTGGCGATGGaggccctggagcaggagcagcagagcctgcgGGTGCAGATCGCCCGGGTGCTGgaggacaggcagcagctcatGCACCTCAAGATGTCCCTCAGCCTGGAAGTGGCGACCTACAG GACGCTGCTGGAAGCGGAGAGCAGCCGCCTGCAGATGCCGGCTGGGGAATTCAGGTTGGCCAATGGTGTGCGAG ATCTCAAACTGgaggtgagcagcagcaaactggTTCCAGCGAGCCCTGAGAGCAGGCGGCTGCTGCCCCGAGACCACTGCAGCAGCCCCTCGATcttccccagggcagaggggagggggcAGCTAGCAAAACCCCAGAGTGACACCTCCACACCCAGGAGCCgcagcctcagctccagggaGCTTCAGAAAATCAGCTCAGCCCTCCACGGCACGGCACTGCCGGCTGGCCCTGGCTGCCCCACACCCAGCCCTTCCCTcgcaggcagagctgcccctcgtctctccccagagccccccagccccccgGAGCAGGAGAGCTCTCGGGGAGAGGGTCTCACCTGGCCAGAGGGGGACAGGGGAGTGCTGAGCCAGGGGACAGAGCCTCCCAATGGCAGCGTGGGGCTGCGGTACCCGGCCCAGCTGGTCAGCGAGGCGCTGGAGGATGCTCTCAAGGCCATGGAAGGTGATGCTCAGCCCAAAGAAGAGCCCGTGCTCAGCAGCACGTGGGCCCCACGGGAggcctgtgtccccagcccagtTTTCCCCActgaggctgctggagaggCCGTGTCAGAGGGGCCTGGGGAACAGCAAGAGCCCTCTGAGGGCTCTGAGGACGGTGACAGCCCTGAGGTAGAGGAGAGGGTTGGGGAGGTCGTGCTCCAGGGACTGGGTGTGGAGAGCAGCGTCCTGCAGGACAGAGCCGTGTCCCCACCGGGTACGGGCTCAGGGAGCCAGGAGGATTTGGGAGcatgggaggaggaggaggaggaagaggaggaggtacctgctgtgctgagcccaaAGGATACAGAACTGGAAACCCAGGAAGGACACAGGGGTCTCCCTGGACAAGCAGTGaccagctgggaaaagccagaGCAAGAGGAGGACAGGGCAGAGACCCCAAGCACAGAGCCATCACACCCCtcagaggatgaggaggagagaGGACCCTGCAGTCCCTGCAAAGAGAACAGAGATTTccaggaagaaggaggagatgTGGAAGAAgaggagcacacagagctggaagcTGCTCATGCTGTCCTTGTGGAAAACCACCTGGTTTTGCCCACAAAAGGTCACCTGGAAGAGGACGTTGTtgatgcagagcaggaaaggtctgagcagcagaaaatgccCATGTGTGAGACAGAtctggctgcagaggaggaaagggaacaggagctgtgcccagagcaggagcccTCGAGTGTCCATGAGACCATCCCAGCAGAGGAGGATTCGTTAGGAGCCGAGGAAGATgctgtgggaggaggagaggacacAGGCAGAGTGGAAGACagtgagggaggaaagggagaggccagcagggaggtgctgggaggagaggaTCATGGTGTAGGACAGGACcctgaggcaggagaggaacCCACAGCAGGAGAGGACCCCGAGTCAGGAGAAGACCATGGGGCAGGAGAAGACTCTGAGGTGGGAGAGGatcctggggcaggagaggctgtgggaggTGACACCCTGgagtgggagagcagagccccagaggaggctgaggaCCTGCAGGAAAGCGGCTctgtggaagaggaggaggaacaggaggagctggagccaggagaGGAGCCCTGGGGTGGGGAGAATGGTGGCAATGGCCAAGAGCCCTGTCCAGAGGACTGGGAGCTGACAGCAGAGGATCCTGAGGGAGTTTTGGGGCCAGAAGAGCCAACCTGGGCAGATGACACCCCAAGCAGtgcagaaaggctgaaaagTGAGGGGACAGATGGCACatcaccagcagagctggaggaagccCAAGAGGATGATGAAGAAGAGGCTGAGAGCCAGGAGAtgagccagcagcaggcactgccgGAGGCTGAACCggcagaggagctggcagggcaggagcagcagggcaccACGGCAgagcctgccccagcccctccaggagCCCCGGAGCAAGGGCACAGACAGGAGCTGGCCGAGGCCCCAGAGGAGCCGTGGGAGGTGCAGGATGAGGAGGCTGATGAAGGGCTCAGCTCAGAGCTCGTGGCACTGAAGGAGGTGCCAGGTGCCAGCGCAGGGAGCGGTGACTGGGCACTGGAGGAGGTCCCTGGAGAGCCAGAGGCCACAGCAGACACCGGCAGGAGGGTGGAGCTGGAGGACACCCTGCcagacagcacagccctgaaCCTCTATGACGGGGAGGTGCTGGCTGTGGGTGCACCCAGCACAAACCCTCCCGAGAGCCAGGAGAGCACGGACACCGCTCCAGAGGGTGAAGGGTGCCTGGAAGGGAGGGATGAGCCACCAACCCCCACCGTGCCAGAGAGCcctgaagaggaggaaggggcagaggtggctgctgtggcagagagtgctgaggaggaggaaggttATTTCATggtctctgctcccagccaagAGGTGTCTGGCTTGGAGGAAGCCGAGATCTCTGAGGactttgaagaaattaaagttgAAGCGACTGAAGGCAGCCAAGATGATCTGGAGGCTCCTGGAGAAGTATctccagtgccagagggcaaAGCACAGCTCGAGGTGCTTGTTGCAGGAGCAGATGAAGATATGGAGGTGCCCACTGAAGAACCTGAGATGCCAAAGCATGAGGAGAACActgctgagctggaggaaagcccagctgtgcctgaaGCAGATCCCAGCTGTTCTGGGGCTATGGAATCATTAGCAGGAGGTACCAGTGAACCAGCCCAGGGTGCCACTGGCACTGGAGCATGGGAGGGACCAGAGAATTCCGAAGATTTGGCTGCTGAATCTGATGAGGAGCTCCACAATACAACTGGTGAGCTGGAGAGGGATGCcagtggagcagggcaggaggaggagggggcagGTGAGGATGAATCCAGTGTGGCTCTCCACGACACGGTTGAGGCCACCtctccagcagggctgcaggccCAGGCAGTGCCTGATGGAGCGGAGCAGCCACTGGAAGAGCAGCCATCCACAGAGGAGGAAGCACTGGACAGTGACAGCCCTTCTTCACCCAGGAACGAGCAGCCCCTCGAGGACAACCCACCTCAGCTGGGCTCCgcactggagcagagaggtTTTCCAGAGGTGATTCCTGATATCCCTGACACGGCTGTTCTCTCTGCAGAGGTGCCAGTGGATATCATGAAAGACTCAGATATTTTGGAAATAGTTGAGCAGGCCCTGGAATTCAACCAGGAGCTGATGGGGGTGAGGGCGGCAgagggtgggcagcaggaaggcagaAGGACCGAGCTCCCTCGGGATGCAGGGGAGGACTCCTCGCCTGCCTCATCCAGTGAGGAGGAGCTGACGGTGCAGGAGGCACCAGATGCGGTCCCGGAGACGGAGGCTCGGCTCCGGGCTGAGAACGGGCTGCACCGGGAGGCCAGTCTGGAAGAGCTGGCGGAATTCAGCGAGGAGGGGCTGAACGGCATCGCCAGCACGGCAGCGGCCCAGGAGCTCCCCACAACCACCGCAGAGCCCTCGGCAGTGATGCCACCGCAGGTCCCCGCCCCTGGAGATGGCACCCTGAGGGGGAAGCAGGGCGGAGtccaccccagccctgtgccccctgccctgggggaggATGTCCTGTGCCTCACACCCCTCCAGCCACCAGCTGAGAGCTGA